A portion of the Streptomyces sp. YPW6 genome contains these proteins:
- the hppD gene encoding 4-hydroxyphenylpyruvate dioxygenase — protein MTETLHTSPDTAAQADRFPVKGMDAVVFAVGNAKQAAHYYSTAFGMKLVAYSGPENGSRETASYVLTNGSARFVFTSVIKASTEWGTFLADHVAAHGDGVVDLAIEVPDARAAYAYAVEHGARGITEPHEVKDEHGTVVLAAIATYGKTRHTLVERSGYDGPYLPGFAAAKPIVEPPAKRTFQAIDHCVGNVELGRMNEWVGFYNEVMGFTNMKEFVGDDIATEYSALMSKVVADGTLKVKFPINEPAIAKKKSQIDEYLEFYGGAGVQHIALATNDIVSTVRSMRAAGVQFLDTPDSYYDTLGEWAGETRVPVETLRELKILVDRDEDGYLLQIFTKPVQDRPTVFFEMIERHGSMGFGKGNFKALFEAIEREQEKRGNL, from the coding sequence ATGACTGAGACTCTGCACACCAGCCCCGACACCGCAGCGCAGGCCGACCGCTTCCCGGTCAAGGGAATGGACGCGGTCGTCTTCGCCGTGGGCAACGCCAAGCAGGCCGCGCACTACTACTCGACCGCCTTCGGCATGAAGCTCGTGGCCTACTCCGGACCGGAGAACGGCAGCCGCGAGACCGCGAGTTACGTCCTGACCAACGGCTCCGCCCGCTTCGTCTTCACCTCCGTGATCAAGGCGTCCACCGAGTGGGGCACCTTCCTCGCCGACCACGTCGCCGCACACGGCGACGGTGTCGTCGACCTCGCCATCGAGGTGCCGGACGCCCGCGCCGCCTACGCCTACGCCGTCGAGCACGGCGCGCGCGGCATCACCGAGCCGCACGAGGTCAAGGACGAGCACGGCACGGTCGTTCTCGCCGCCATCGCCACGTACGGCAAGACCCGCCACACCCTGGTGGAGCGCTCCGGCTACGACGGCCCCTACCTCCCCGGCTTCGCCGCGGCCAAGCCGATCGTCGAGCCGCCCGCCAAGCGGACCTTCCAGGCCATCGACCACTGCGTCGGCAACGTCGAGCTCGGCCGGATGAACGAGTGGGTCGGCTTCTACAACGAGGTCATGGGCTTCACCAACATGAAGGAGTTCGTGGGCGACGACATCGCCACCGAGTACTCCGCCCTCATGTCGAAGGTCGTCGCCGACGGCACGCTCAAGGTCAAGTTCCCGATCAACGAGCCGGCGATCGCGAAGAAGAAGTCCCAGATCGACGAGTACCTGGAGTTCTACGGCGGGGCGGGCGTCCAGCACATCGCACTCGCCACCAACGACATCGTCTCCACGGTCCGTTCGATGCGCGCCGCCGGTGTGCAGTTCCTGGACACCCCCGACTCGTACTACGACACCCTCGGCGAGTGGGCCGGCGAGACCCGGGTGCCGGTCGAGACCCTGCGCGAGCTGAAGATCCTCGTCGACCGCGACGAGGACGGCTACCTGCTGCAGATCTTCACCAAGCCGGTCCAGGACCGGCCGACCGTCTTCTTCGAGATGATCGAGCGGCACGGCTCCATGGGCTTCGGAAAGGGCAACTTCAAGGCCCTGTTCGAGGCGATCGAGCGCGAGCAGGAGAAGCGCGGCAACCTCTGA